The Marivirga tractuosa DSM 4126 genome contains the following window.
AAGACTTGCAGTTTTTGTTAATCGGCCCAGCTTGGTTAATGCATTTTATATATAAGAAAATAGGAGTGAAATATTAAGTTTGCTCTACTCTTGCTCCGATTGGGATTCAAACATTAATCCTTCAATTTTGCTTGCTTCTTCTTCAAATTTTTCTTTTAGAGATTGTTTAATGCCTAAAGTAGCAGAACAGTTTTCAGTAAATTCTTGATGTTTGATATCAGCCTCAAACTCAGAAATTAAGCGCATTACTTCATTTGTGATCTCATACCCATATTGAATATCATAAATCTCTTCAATGGTAACTTCCATTATTTTCGAGGCTTCCAATGCTTCGAAAGCCGCTGTTTTATAGGCATTAATTAAGCCCGGAACTCCTAATTTTGTACCACCGAAATAGCGAACTACCACTATTAAAACTTCCGTTAAGTTTTTTGATTTAATTTGCCCCAAAATAGGATCACCTGCCGAATGATTAGGCTCTCCATCATCGTTGGCTCTTAGTTTATCTTTTGATAAAATGTAAGCATAGCAATGATGTCGTCCATCATAATACTGCTTTTTTACTTCCTCTAGTTTTTCTTTCACTTCCTCTTCATCTCTAACTCGACAAGCCAAACCAATGAATTTACTTCCTTTCTCCTTGTAAAAACCTTCACCACCTTTAGAAATTGTATAGAAATAGTCCTTCATTTATTCACTAAAATTTTATCAAAAGAATGCCCAAATTAGAGGTTTTTGAGCAATTTAGTCTCAAAAATAGCATTTATTGCATCATAAAAAGTATTTTTACCTCTATGCGGCAAAACTATCAAATTTCTGAGCAATTCCCTTCGCCTGAGGAGGAAGAAGCATTAGGGATTCCTGTTTTCCTGTTACAAGATTATGCTGACTTGTTCAATAGAACAAAGTCTATATCTCCTGTACTAATAAGAGATTCTAAGCATCAACTAGTAGCTTTTTGGGTTTTTAGTGAAGAAAATAATTGTTGGTTTAGTCCTGTTTCAGCGCCTTTTTCTTGCCCTCAGGTTTACAATGAAATGAGTTTTGAGAAATCGTGTAAGATGAGTTTTTCATTCTTAAGAGACAAGCTTTCTAAGCCTATTCAATTTATCTATAATCCACTTTTTTCAGGATTTATAAAGTTTCAAAATTATAGAGTATTAAATGTTGAGCTTAATCATTATATAGAAATTGATCAGGATAGTTTTATGAATAAGCTTCCTCAAAAAAGGAGAAAGCAGAAACTGAGAGCATTAAAGAGGGGTGACTATGCTGTTGAATACATTGGAATTGACCAATGGGAGAGTATTTATAAACAGAACCTCAGATGGAGAATTGAAAAGGGGCATCAAAATTTTATCCCTCTGAAGTTGATGCTGCAATTTAAAAATGCATTTCCAGAAA
Protein-coding sequences here:
- a CDS encoding GNAT family N-acetyltransferase — encoded protein: MPKLEVFEQFSLKNSIYCIIKSIFTSMRQNYQISEQFPSPEEEEALGIPVFLLQDYADLFNRTKSISPVLIRDSKHQLVAFWVFSEENNCWFSPVSAPFSCPQVYNEMSFEKSCKMSFSFLRDKLSKPIQFIYNPLFSGFIKFQNYRVLNVELNHYIEIDQDSFMNKLPQKRRKQKLRALKRGDYAVEYIGIDQWESIYKQNLRWRIEKGHQNFIPLKLMLQFKNAFPENYLGFQLKNSNELIGCAFVVKVSHKYLYLYSLITNPEYDKYEPSLLLYDKIFDYAKENDIQLLDLGTSMKLNGDIHKNIANYKKDIGALAMRKYTFEC
- a CDS encoding IMPACT family protein; the encoded protein is MKDYFYTISKGGEGFYKEKGSKFIGLACRVRDEEEVKEKLEEVKKQYYDGRHHCYAYILSKDKLRANDDGEPNHSAGDPILGQIKSKNLTEVLIVVVRYFGGTKLGVPGLINAYKTAAFEALEASKIMEVTIEEIYDIQYGYEITNEVMRLISEFEADIKHQEFTENCSATLGIKQSLKEKFEEEASKIEGLMFESQSEQE